AAAATTTCGATGTATTCCTGAATCGAGGCCTTTGCCTCAGCACGGGTGGCATAGCGGCGATGATGGACAAGCTCGTTCTTCAGCGTGCCCCAGAAGCTCTCCATTGGCGCGTTGTCATAGCAGTTCCCGCGGCGCGACATCGAGGCGCGCATGCCGAACTGCGCCACCAGCTCCTGGTAGGCATGGGCGCAGTATTGGCTTCCACGATCTGAATGATGGATCAGCCCTGGTGCCGGCCGTTTGTAGCTCACAGCGCGCCACAGCGCCTGCGTCGTCAGATCTTGCGTCATGCGTTCGCCCATCGCGTAGCCGACGATCTCGCAGGTAAAGACGTCCTTCACGCCGGCCAGGTACAGCCAGCCTTCGGCAGTCGGAATATAGGTGATATCCGTCACCCATACTTCGTCAGGCCGGCGCGGTGCGAACCGCTGTTCCAGCAGGTTTTCAGCAACGGGCAAGTTGTGATTCGAATTCGTCGTTGCGATGAACTTGCGCCGCTGTTTGCAGCGCAGATTGAGCTCCTGGCGCAATCGTCGAACCCGATCGCGGCCGACCTCGTGTCCCTGCGCAGCGAGCTCTCGCTTTATCCGTGGCACTCCGTAAGTCTCGCGGGTCTGCCGATGCACTGCCGAAATCAATACTTTCAGCCGCTCGTCGTCCTGCTTGCGTGTCGACGGCTTCGCCCGCAGCCAGTCGTAGTAGCCGCTGCGCGAGACGTCCAATACTTGGCACATCAGCTTCACAGGATAGTCAGGGAAATTGAGTCGCATCGTCTTTATCCACGCGTACTTGGCAGCGACTCGCGCGCAAAGTACGCCGCCGCTTTTTTTACGATATCCCGCTCCATTTCTGCTTGCGCCAGCTGCTTGCGCAGCTGTGCGTTCTCCGCCTCCAGCTCGGCCACGGAGCGGCTTCCAGGTGCTGTTGTTGCAGCCGGCCCGCGTTTGGCTGCTGCTACCCAATTGGCCAGCGTCCCTTTTGGAATGCTGACACGTGCCGCCGCCTGCTCAATGGACAGGCCCTGCGCCAGTACCAGCTTGACAGCTTCTTCCTTGAGTTCGGGGGTGTACGTCTTCTTCAATGTCTTCATAAAGGCTCCTGTTGGCGAACTTTACCAAACAAGAGTGTCCGAAAAAATCAGAGTACCTCACGACGCGCTGTACCAGGAAACCGGACGCACCCAGGCCAATGGCCTGCTGCAAACGATGAAGTACGACCCGGCCGGCCGGCTGATCGAACAGCAGCTCGGCGCCATCGCGCGGGCCCAGCAGAACTTTGCGCCCGGCCAGTACCGTCCCGACGTCCAGGTCGGCATGCAGGCAGCGATCCAGCGGCGCTACCGCTATGACCAGGCCGGCCAACTGACCGGGATCGACGACAACCGGCGCGGCCGGATCGAATACCGCTACGACCCGGTCGGACGGCTTCTGGCGGCAAACAGTGCCATGGGCCACGAAACGTTCGCGTTCGACCCGGCCGGCAATATTCAGGTGCCCCAGGCCGCGCAGCGCCAAACGATCAGCCACCGCCCCCCGCTGCCAAAAGTGCTGGACAACCTGCTCAAGGAATATGCCGGCACCAGCTACCGCTACGACGAACGCGGCAACCTGGTCGAACGCGTGCAGAATGGACAGCGCGACACGTTCGAATGGGATGCGTTCAACCGAATGACCCGCGCCAACACCCGATACGGCGTCACGACGTTTGCCTACGACCCACTGGGGCGGCGCATCGCCAAACACAGGCAGGCGGCGCAAGGCACTGCCCTCCGGCACACGACCCGGACAATGTACGGCTGGGATGGCGACACGTTGGCCCTGGAAAGCAGCGCGTACCAAGGCCATGCGCCGGGCGAACGCACGGTGCACTATGTGTACGAGGGCGGCAGCTTCGTGCCGCTGGTGCAGGCCACTCGAAGCCGAGCGCTTCAGCTGGCGACGACGACGGATGTGAAAGCGCTGATGGCGGGCAATGACGGCAAGTACGACATCGCGCTCGATCCGCTGTGGAACGGCGAGCACGAGCAGGAGGCCGAACCGTTCAGTAGGGATGAGATCGCCTTCTATCAGTGCGATCACCTCGGTACACCGCAGGAACTAACGGATTGCGAAGGCAAGGTTGCGTGGTCTGCGCAGTACAAGGCTTGGGGACTAGCCAAAGAAGCGATCACCGACTCGGCACACAAGGCCGGGATCCGCAACCCGATTCGGTTCCAGGGGCAGTATTTTGATGAAGAGACGGGGCTTTTTTACAACAGGCATCGATACTACGACCCGGATAACGCAAGATTCCTCACTCAAGATCCAATTGGATTGGCGGGAGGGGAAAATCTGTATCAATACGCCCCTAACAGCACAGGTTGGGTTGATCCACTTGGGCTAAACAAAAACTCATCCGTAAAAAATACCACTTCAAAGAAGCATGCCTGTTCCTTAAACCATTCTCCTAGCCCTACCATTACAGCTGCCGAGCTGGAGGCAAGAACACGACCAGAAATACGAGGTATAGCGATTAAGAAAGGCCTGGTGCCACATCCAGCAAAGACGAACAAATGGATGGATCCTATAACAGGAAAAGAGCGGTTACGTATTGATCCAGGACACATTGACAAGCAGACTGGATTACCCTATAACGACCCGCAAGCAGCAGCACCACATGTTCATGCATACGAGTGTGACGGGAGCACGAAAATACGTGACGCAACAGGGAACGCCCACATTCGGATAGATCCCTCTTTACCATAAGGGTATTAGATATGACGGAAGAGCAACAGTATTATGCATTAGATGATGACCTCGCTGTGTGGGTTGAAGATGAATCATCAATCCACATAAAGGCAGCTTCTCAATTCGGAGACCCGGTTGAGTTATCCTTCGATCAAGCAGAAGAGTTGGCCCATCGATTATTAGATTGGGTAAATAAATATAAGTGAGTTGCGCTAGTGAAGCACGCTTAGTGCCGAGACGCTGGCGCAAGCGCATAAAGCGGTCCACGGCGAAGGTACAGGTAGCGGCAGCGGGACTCAAGCCGGCGAGCTTGAGGCTGTCATCTACCCTGATGGCATCGACGAGCACCTGCACCACGATGCCGAAGCCCGGCTGCTTGCGCGCGTACCGAAATGCAACGCAGCACCGCCGATCGCTAGACCGCGGCCGGACTGATCGCGCAGCGCACCGACGCGCTTGGCCAAAGCCTGCAGTACCGTTGGGACGCGCTGGGCCGCCTGTCCGTGCTGGAAACGAAAACGGCAGCGTCTACCGCTTCCAGTACGATCCGGTCGGCCGCCTGCTGCAGGAACAGGGTTTCGATGGCAAAGCCACCGAGTACCGCTACAAGGAAGGCACCGGCGTGCTGGCGCAAACCGTCGAAGCCGGCGTAACGACGCGACTCGAGTTCGACGCCATGGGCCGGCTCGTACAACGTCGCGCCGCAGCCCCTGGCAAGCCGGAGCAAATCGAGACCTTCGCGTACAACGCCAACGGCCAACTGGCTGACGCAAGGAACGAGCACGCCCGGCTGCAATGGTTCTACGATGCCGCCGGCAACTTGGTGCGCGAGCACCAGCACTACCAGGGCCCGTTCCATCCCGACAAGCGCACCGCCGTCTGGCACCACCAATACGACGAACTCAACCTGCGCACCGGCACCACCCGCCCCGACGGCCACCGCATCGAATGGCTGACGTACGGCGCCGGCCACGTACACGGCCTGCTGCTTGACGGGCAGGAGCTCGTGTCCTTCGAGCGCGACGCGCTGTACCAGGAAACCGGACGGACGCAGGCCAACGGGCTGCTGCAAACGATGAAGTACGACCCGGCCGGCCGCCTGATCGAACAGCAGCTCGGCACTATAGCCCGCGACCAGCAGAACTTCGCGCCCGGCCAGTACTGCCCGGACGTCCAAGTCGGCATGCAGGCAGCGATCCAGCGGCGCTACCGCTACGACCAGTCCGGCCAGTTGACCGGGATCGATGACAACCGGCGCGGCCGCATCGAGTACCGTTAGACCCGGTCGGGCGCCTGCTCGCCGCAAACAGCGCCATGGGCCACGAAACCTTCGCCTTTGACCCGGCAGGCAATATCCAGGTGCTTCCTGCTGCGCAGCGAGAAGCGATCAGCCACCGCCCCCCGCTACCAAAAGTGCTGGACAACCTGCTCAAGGAATATGCCGGCACCAGCTACCGCTATGACGAACGCGGTAACCTCGTCGAACGGGTGCAGAATGCACAGCGCGACACGTTCGAGTGGGATGCGTTCAACCGGATGGTCCGGGCCACTACCCGGAATGGCGTGACGATCTTTGCCTACGACCCGCTGGGGCGGCGCATCGCCAAGCACAGCCAAGCGAGTGAAGGTACCGCCATCCGGCAGACGACCCGGACCATATACGGCTGGGATGGCGACACCTTGGCGTGGGAAAGCAGCGCCCACCAAGGCCATGCGGCGGGCGAACGGACCGTGCACTATGTGTACGAGCGCGACAGCTTCGTCCCGCTGGTGCAGGCTACCCGAAGCCGGGCCCTTCAACTAGCCCTGACCACGGATGTGAAAACGCTAATGGCAGGCAACGACGGAAGGTATGACATTGCCCTTGATCCACTATGGAATGGCGAACTCGAGCAGGAAGCCGAGCCGTTCGGCAAGGATGAGATTGCTTTCTATCAGTGCAATCATCTTGGTACATCGCAGCAGTTGACGGACTGCGAGGGCAAGGTCGCGTGGTCGGCACAGTACAAGGCATGGGGACAGGCGAAGGAGGCGATCAGCGAGGCAGCACATAGAGCGGGCACAAGTAGTTCGATCCGGTTCCCGGGGCAGTACCTTGATGACGAGACGGGTCTGCATTACAACCGGCATCGGTATTACGACCCATCTAGCGGACGATTTATCACCAATGATCCGGTCAGATTGCTCGGGGGAACCAATACGCATGTTTACGCGGCTAACCCACGGCATGGACTGATCCGTTAGGACTCACACGCTGCAGGTCAGCCGCAGCTACTTTGGAAAGATTAAAAGGCATGCATATCGGCCGAATTGAGAAAACCATAACAGCGAGAGGGTTCTCAAAGAAAAAGGACAACGGGAAGAATGCGACTTGGAATCATGCCGACGGGTCGGAGGTTCGGATTCAAGTCAATCTCGACAAGAATGGAAATCTTAAAAAGAAGGCTTGAATGCTCACGTCCACAAGGAGGATCCGTGCGGAAACCCGTTGGATGACTATGGCTTGGTGAATACAAATAAGTACGATAACCATATTGGGATAAGGAATCCCAAGGACTATCCGACAGCCAGAGCAAGACCTCATGGGAGTGAAATCTGATGGGACACTGTGTGCACATTTACTTTGAATCAAAATCCGAGAAAGACGCTGCGTTTTTTGATTTAGCAACCTCAAGCGATATTGAAATTATCGCGATAGACGCTATTCGAGTTATTGACCCATCATCCAACTCAGACAATTTCATCACCAACGGAACAGACTTTATTAAAGTCGGAATTGATGTGAAAACCAGGCCACTTTCTATTTTTATGGTTAATAAACTAGGGAACCGCTGATCAATTGACGATTTTCAGCGTGCCTGCAGTCTTTTGACGGCCAAGCCGTCCCGTCATTTTGATATGCGCGTTTTGTGGTCGGGACAGCCGAATTTACAGCGAATCGTCGGGTTTTTTTGCGCCTTTCGGCGCTCAGGACGCACGTGGGGATTCAGTGATCGTAAATCGCCGGCCAGCCAGCATCAGATTTGCTAAGCCGAACAGCGTGAACAGCTGAGCAGTGTTCTTTGCCAGGCCGCGATAGCGCGTCTTCCGGTGACGAAACAGGTTCTTGATGACGTGGAACGGATGCTCGACTTTCGCCCGCACGCTGGCTTTGAGATGCTCCAGTTTTTCGACCATGCGACCCAGCTTGTTCTTCGGCAGCGCCTTGCGCTTGGAACGCTTCATCGCGACATGCCATGTGACTGATTTGCCTTGATTCTCCGGGCGTTTCTCCACGCCTTGGTAGCCCGCATCGCCCAGCGCAGCAGACTCGTCGCCATGCAACAGCGCGCCAGCTTGCGTGACGTCCGAGACGTTGCCGGCGGTGCCGATGACGGTGTGCACGAGGCCCGACGCAGCGTCCACGCCCACGTGCGCTTTCATCCCGAAGTGCCAATCGTTGCCCTTCTTCGACTGGTGCATTTCCGGATCGCGCTCTCCGTCTTTGTTCTTCGTCGACGGCGGCGCCGCGATCAACGTGGCGTCGACGATAGTCCCCTCGCGCATCATCAAACCCTTCTCGGCGAGATGGCCATTGATGGTGTCGAAGATCTTCTTGGTCAGCCCATTCGCCTCGAGCAGATGCCGAAACTTCAGCAATGTCGTCGCGTCGGGCGCGGACTCCCGGTTGAGGTCGATGCCGACGAAGCCACGGATCGCCTGGCTGTCATAGATCGCGTCCTCAATGCCTTCGTCCGACAGACCAAAGCATTGTTGGGCCACGTACATGCGCAGCATGCGCGCCAGACCAATCGGCGGACGGCCAGCGCCCTTGACCTTCGGGTAAAACGGTTCGATCTCTTGATGCAGCTTGCCCCACGGCGTAGCCTTATCGATTTCCGCAAGAAAGCGGTCGCGCCGCGTCAGTTTCTTTTTGTTGGCGTACTCAAGGTCGGAGAAGCTCTTCTGCATGATCGACGGAACGGGGTTGGGTGAAGCGAAATTATCTCAGACGGGCGCCGCCAGCGGAGCGGCCGGCGCCGAATAAATCAGCGCTTCCCTAGGTCGATATCAGTGTCGTGTTAAAGATTGCGACGACTCTGAAGAAGAACCAAGTGAGCACCTTACGAACTTCTTCCGTTGCTAAGTCTACTGAAATAACTCCCTCGATCAAACGACCAACAAGCAAAGTACTGTGCACACCGTGACGAAAATTGCCATAATAATCCCAGTCGACGACCATGAAAAACAGAGAATTATTATCGTGATTTTATCTTCCCCGTTCCAGGTAGCGGCAGCCGTAATCATCCTGGCGAGTTCGGGGCTGTCATCCGAAACCCAAAAGATGGCGTCTGGCACTCTATTGACCAGACAGGTCACGGAGGAAGTGCGGTGAAGCAATTTGAACAACGGGTAATGCGCTTCATCATACCTTTGACCTGGACGAATTCGGTGACAGAATGGGAAAACACAAAGGGGAAGCTGGGAAAATGGTCGACCTCAAATCGCTTAAATGTAAGGATACGAAACCATGATCAGCTCTACAGAAGAATTCATTAAATTATGCTCCAGCCAAGATGCAGAGGCAGCTAACAAAACGCTTTCGGAAAACGCAACAATCGAAACATGGACTGAGATCATCGAGACCTGTCCGGAAAGGCGGATAGACGTTGCGCAAAACCGCACGATTCCAGACGAAATCATGCGTATCCTCGCTTCTTGTGACGATCCGACTGTCCGTTCGCTAATTGCACAGAAGCGGCGCTTGACTCTGGATATGTTCCCGCTACTTGCAAGAGATCCAGACGAAACCGTACGCAGGGCGATTGCGGCCAATCACCCTATAGTGGATCCACGATTTGAGACGGTGGTTTAAGCTGTTGTCCGCGAAAGGATGACAGACTATGAGTGAAGGTAAAAAACGCAGGGTGCACAGCGCCGACTTCAAGAGCAAGGTGGGCTTAGAGGCAGTGCGCGGAGTGAAGACGGTGACGGAAATCGCACAGGAATTCGGCGTGCATCCCGTGCTGGTCGGGCAGTGGAAAAAGGAGATTCTGGAGAACGCTGGGGCGCTGTTCGATACCAAGCGTGGCCCGAAGCCGGTCGATGAAACGAGCCCGGAGGATAAGCTGTACAGCGAGATCGGCCGGCTCAAGA
This is a stretch of genomic DNA from Pseudoduganella chitinolytica. It encodes these proteins:
- a CDS encoding IS5 family transposase; protein product: MQKSFSDLEYANKKKLTRRDRFLAEIDKATPWGKLHQEIEPFYPKVKGAGRPPIGLARMLRMYVAQQCFGLSDEGIEDAIYDSQAIRGFVGIDLNRESAPDATTLLKFRHLLEANGLTKKIFDTINGHLAEKGLMMREGTIVDATLIAAPPSTKNKDGERDPEMHQSKKGNDWHFGMKAHVGVDAASGLVHTVIGTAGNVSDVTQAGALLHGDESAALGDAGYQGVEKRPENQGKSVTWHVAMKRSKRKALPKNKLGRMVEKLEHLKASVRAKVEHPFHVIKNLFRHRKTRYRGLAKNTAQLFTLFGLANLMLAGRRFTITESPRAS
- a CDS encoding RHS repeat-associated core domain-containing protein, with the translated sequence MSEKIRVPHDALYQETGRTQANGLLQTMKYDPAGRLIEQQLGAIARAQQNFAPGQYRPDVQVGMQAAIQRRYRYDQAGQLTGIDDNRRGRIEYRYDPVGRLLAANSAMGHETFAFDPAGNIQVPQAAQRQTISHRPPLPKVLDNLLKEYAGTSYRYDERGNLVERVQNGQRDTFEWDAFNRMTRANTRYGVTTFAYDPLGRRIAKHRQAAQGTALRHTTRTMYGWDGDTLALESSAYQGHAPGERTVHYVYEGGSFVPLVQATRSRALQLATTTDVKALMAGNDGKYDIALDPLWNGEHEQEAEPFSRDEIAFYQCDHLGTPQELTDCEGKVAWSAQYKAWGLAKEAITDSAHKAGIRNPIRFQGQYFDEETGLFYNRHRYYDPDNARFLTQDPIGLAGGENLYQYAPNSTGWVDPLGLNKNSSVKNTTSKKHACSLNHSPSPTITAAELEARTRPEIRGIAIKKGLVPHPAKTNKWMDPITGKERLRIDPGHIDKQTGLPYNDPQAAAPHVHAYECDGSTKIRDATGNAHIRIDPSLP
- a CDS encoding IS3 family transposase (programmed frameshift), with the protein product MKTLKKTYTPELKEEAVKLVLAQGLSIEQAAARVSIPKGTLANWVAAAKRGPAATTAPGSRSVAELEAENAQLRKQLAQAEMERDIGKKSGGVLCARVAAKYAWIKTMRLNFPDYPVKLMCQVLDVSRSGYYDWLRAKPSTRKQDDERLKVLISAVHRQTRETYGVPRIKRELAAQGHEVGRDRVRRLRQELNLRCKQRRKFIATTNSNHNLPVAENLLEQRFAPRRPDEVWVTDITYIPTAEGWLYLAGVKDVFTCEIVGYAMGERMTQDLTTQALWRAVSYKRPAPGLIHHSDRGSQYCAHAYQELVAQFGMRASMSRRGNCYDNAPMESFWGTLKNELVHHRRYATRAEAKASIQEYIEIFYNRQRRHSRIGFVPPALFAESFSEQQAA
- a CDS encoding RHS repeat-associated core domain-containing protein, producing MGHETFAFDPAGNIQVLPAAQREAISHRPPLPKVLDNLLKEYAGTSYRYDERGNLVERVQNAQRDTFEWDAFNRMVRATTRNGVTIFAYDPLGRRIAKHSQASEGTAIRQTTRTIYGWDGDTLAWESSAHQGHAAGERTVHYVYERDSFVPLVQATRSRALQLALTTDVKTLMAGNDGRYDIALDPLWNGELEQEAEPFGKDEIAFYQCNHLGTSQQLTDCEGKVAWSAQYKAWGQAKEAISEAAHRAGTSSSIRFPGQYLDDETGLHYNRHRYYDPSSGRFITNDPVRLLGGTNTHVYAANPRHGLIR